From the Nocardiopsis changdeensis genome, one window contains:
- a CDS encoding class I SAM-dependent methyltransferase, whose translation MGQEFDRAYWEDRYREHGHGYGAPPNPQLVAEVTGLAPGRALDAGAGTGAEARWLAGQGWEVTAVDISQAALDAARERAAALDTAVAGRITWVRADLTEEIPGSGFDLVCSHYAHPTGGYRAFFDRLAAAVAPGGTLFVVGHDHADDHGHGHGGSLEHSRVGAAEVAEGLDEREWEVLVSESRSREVDRGGHRAVLHDSVLRARRRA comes from the coding sequence ATGGGGCAGGAGTTCGACCGGGCCTACTGGGAGGACCGCTACCGGGAGCACGGCCACGGGTACGGCGCGCCGCCCAACCCGCAGCTGGTGGCCGAGGTGACCGGGCTGGCCCCGGGGCGGGCGCTGGACGCCGGGGCGGGCACCGGGGCCGAGGCCCGGTGGCTGGCCGGGCAGGGGTGGGAGGTGACGGCCGTGGACATCTCCCAGGCGGCCCTGGACGCCGCCCGCGAGCGCGCGGCCGCGCTGGACACGGCGGTGGCCGGGCGCATCACGTGGGTGCGCGCGGACCTGACCGAGGAGATCCCCGGGTCCGGGTTCGACCTGGTGTGCAGCCACTACGCGCACCCCACCGGCGGGTACCGGGCGTTCTTCGACCGGCTGGCGGCGGCGGTGGCCCCGGGCGGCACGCTGTTCGTCGTCGGCCACGACCACGCCGACGACCACGGCCACGGGCACGGCGGGTCGCTGGAGCACTCGCGGGTGGGTGCCGCCGAGGTCGCCGAAGGCCTCGACGAGAGGGAGTGGGAGGTGCTGGTGAGCGAGTCCCGCAGCCGCGAGGTCGACCGGGGCGGGCACCGGGCCGTCCTGCACGACTCGGTGCTGCGGGCCCGCCGCCGCGCCTGA
- a CDS encoding response regulator transcription factor yields the protein MTTTVVLADDEALLRSALAALLPLEGDISVLAEAAEGAQAVEAVLRHRPDVLVIDLEMPGTDGLEAVARLRREHPGQVVLMLTRHARPGVLRRALKLGVQGFVSKAADPAHIAEVIAALHAGRRWIDPDVSALAVIDDSPLTDREVDVLRETREGYSVAEIAARLHLAEGTVRNYLSNAMHKTQTRTRHEAARYAREHDWL from the coding sequence ATGACCACCACCGTGGTGCTCGCCGACGACGAGGCCCTGCTGCGGTCGGCCCTGGCGGCGCTGCTGCCCCTGGAGGGGGACATCTCCGTGCTCGCCGAGGCCGCCGAGGGCGCCCAGGCCGTGGAGGCGGTACTGCGGCACCGGCCCGACGTGCTCGTCATCGACCTGGAGATGCCCGGCACCGACGGCCTGGAGGCCGTCGCCAGGCTGCGCCGGGAGCACCCCGGACAGGTGGTCCTCATGCTGACCCGGCACGCCCGCCCCGGGGTGCTGCGCCGGGCGCTCAAACTGGGGGTCCAGGGCTTCGTCAGCAAGGCGGCCGACCCCGCGCACATCGCCGAGGTCATCGCGGCCCTGCACGCCGGCAGGAGGTGGATCGACCCGGACGTGTCGGCGCTGGCCGTCATCGACGACTCCCCGCTCACCGACCGGGAGGTCGACGTGCTGCGCGAGACCCGGGAGGGGTACTCGGTCGCCGAGATCGCCGCGCGCCTGCACCTGGCCGAGGGCACCGTGCGCAACTACCTGTCCAACGCGATGCACAAGACCCAGACCCGGACCCGCCACGAGGCCGCCCGCTACGCCCGCGAACACGACTGGCTCTGA
- a CDS encoding sensor histidine kinase → MGPEQTEETQGRLRRLNMDIVSGAIAAVGALLIATDAGTWQEAVMMSAALAVTMLIVNRWAAGREPRAAVLLPGLAFVAAVWVFGVLAADSATAVYSVAAVATITVSELSRRPRAATAALVAAGAALVAVKAALAPEGPLEAALRYGVATAAVAATGFVLVSLVFAVRDILTELERAREREAEVAVMRERVRFAGDLHDIQGHTLHVVKLKAALARRLLRTDTDRAERELGEVQDLVGDTIARTRELAYAQRRLNLSAELENAKNLFEAAGIRVEVEREGEVDERSAELVGQVLRETTTNILRHAQAGRVGITLVETGIIITNDGAGRGPTPALRGLAALAERVAGAGGTLTARREDGRFLTAVSFPAADTGR, encoded by the coding sequence ATGGGGCCGGAGCAGACCGAGGAGACCCAGGGGCGCCTGCGCAGGCTCAACATGGACATCGTGTCCGGGGCGATCGCCGCCGTGGGCGCCCTGCTGATCGCGACCGACGCCGGGACCTGGCAGGAAGCGGTCATGATGAGTGCGGCCCTGGCCGTGACCATGCTCATCGTCAACCGGTGGGCCGCCGGCCGTGAGCCACGCGCCGCGGTCCTCCTCCCCGGCCTGGCCTTCGTCGCGGCCGTGTGGGTCTTCGGGGTCCTGGCCGCCGACTCCGCCACGGCCGTCTACAGCGTCGCGGCCGTGGCCACCATCACCGTCTCCGAGCTGTCGCGCCGCCCCAGGGCGGCCACCGCGGCGCTCGTCGCCGCCGGCGCGGCCCTGGTCGCGGTCAAGGCGGCGCTGGCACCCGAGGGCCCCCTGGAGGCCGCGCTCCGGTACGGGGTGGCCACCGCCGCCGTCGCCGCGACCGGGTTCGTCCTCGTCTCCCTGGTCTTCGCGGTCCGCGACATCCTCACCGAGCTGGAGCGGGCCCGCGAGCGCGAGGCGGAGGTGGCCGTCATGCGCGAGCGCGTGCGCTTCGCCGGCGACCTGCACGACATCCAGGGCCACACCCTGCACGTGGTCAAACTGAAGGCGGCCCTGGCCCGCAGGCTCCTGCGCACCGACACCGACCGGGCCGAACGGGAACTGGGCGAGGTCCAGGACCTGGTCGGGGACACCATCGCCCGGACCCGGGAGCTCGCCTACGCCCAGCGCAGGCTCAACCTGTCCGCGGAGCTGGAGAACGCCAAGAACCTGTTCGAGGCCGCGGGCATCCGGGTGGAGGTGGAACGCGAAGGCGAGGTGGACGAGCGCTCCGCGGAACTGGTCGGCCAGGTGCTGCGAGAGACCACCACCAACATCCTGCGCCACGCCCAGGCCGGCCGGGTGGGGATCACCCTGGTCGAGACGGGCATCATCATCACCAACGACGGCGCGGGCCGGGGCCCCACCCCAGCCCTGCGCGGGCTGGCCGCCCTGGCGGAACGGGTCGCCGGGGCCGGGGGCACCCTGACCGCGCGGCGCGAGGACGGCCGCTTTCTGACGGCCGTGTCCTTCCCCGCCGCGGACACCGGCCGCTGA
- a CDS encoding Clp protease N-terminal domain-containing protein has product MFERFSRTARAIVSDAVATAAEQGDAKVGPAHLLLTLARADGTGARILADAGITPAMLADPPTGPAGLNDRELHALRAVGIDTDALFRRLEEAFGPQALTPPAEPAPPRRRGRLGSPFDARAKKVLELSLRETIAAGHTSIDSAHILLALLRQGLPEPAASVLAEHGLTYDHARDRTRELLDEAA; this is encoded by the coding sequence GTGTTCGAACGCTTCAGCCGCACCGCCCGCGCCATCGTCTCCGACGCCGTCGCCACCGCCGCCGAGCAGGGCGACGCCAAGGTCGGACCCGCGCACCTGCTCCTCACCCTGGCCCGCGCCGACGGCACCGGCGCCCGCATCCTCGCCGACGCCGGGATCACCCCCGCCATGCTCGCCGACCCGCCGACCGGCCCCGCCGGGCTCAACGACCGGGAACTGCACGCCCTGCGCGCCGTGGGCATCGACACCGACGCCCTGTTCCGCCGCCTGGAGGAGGCCTTCGGCCCCCAGGCCCTGACACCGCCCGCCGAACCCGCCCCGCCAAGACGGCGCGGCCGCCTGGGCAGCCCGTTCGACGCCAGGGCCAAGAAGGTCCTGGAGCTGTCCCTGCGCGAGACCATCGCCGCGGGCCACACGTCCATCGACTCCGCCCACATCCTGCTGGCCCTGCTCCGCCAGGGCCTGCCCGAACCCGCCGCCTCGGTCCTGGCCGAACACGGCCTCACCTACGACCACGCCCGCGACCGCACCCGCGAACTCCTCGACGAGGCCGCCTGA
- a CDS encoding HTH domain-containing protein, producing MDEGTPLDPATGLTAVAALRKLADHLESLHVRAAREQGLSWQEIADRLGVTRQAVHQKHAHRE from the coding sequence ATGGATGAGGGAACGCCGCTCGACCCGGCCACCGGCCTGACCGCCGTCGCCGCACTGCGCAAACTCGCCGACCACCTGGAGTCCCTGCACGTGCGCGCCGCCCGCGAGCAGGGCCTGTCCTGGCAGGAGATCGCCGACCGACTGGGCGTCACCCGCCAGGCCGTCCACCAGAAACACGCCCACCGGGAGTGA
- a CDS encoding RidA family protein, protein MSAVRLVRSATLTPDVDYAYAATVSGPLRAVWTAGACPLDEKGATVAAGDVAGQAEQVMRNLRTALADAGASLADIVKTTVYVASPRQEDLVAAWDVVRAHMGDHDAPSTLLGVAALGYDDQLVEVEAVAVVAD, encoded by the coding sequence ATGTCCGCCGTCCGCCTCGTCCGCAGCGCCACCCTCACCCCCGACGTCGACTACGCCTACGCCGCCACCGTCAGCGGCCCCCTGCGCGCGGTGTGGACCGCCGGGGCCTGCCCCCTGGACGAGAAGGGGGCCACCGTCGCCGCCGGCGACGTCGCGGGCCAGGCCGAGCAGGTCATGCGCAACCTGCGCACCGCCCTGGCCGACGCCGGGGCCTCGCTCGCCGACATCGTCAAGACCACCGTCTACGTCGCCTCCCCCCGCCAGGAGGACCTGGTGGCCGCCTGGGACGTGGTGCGCGCCCACATGGGCGACCACGACGCCCCCTCCACCCTGCTCGGCGTGGCCGCCCTGGGCTACGACGACCAGCTCGTGGAGGTGGAGGCCGTGGCCGTGGTGGCCGACTGA